Proteins encoded within one genomic window of Syntrophorhabdales bacterium:
- a CDS encoding dihydroorotate dehydrogenase electron transfer subunit, with translation MRDAEGLILENRPVCRDFYRCRIQLTTPMDNVTPGQFVMVKMPSSEIFLRRPFSIYDCGNQTVTILYRVVGKGTQALASAGRKERLMVLGPLGRGFQIQRGFTPVLVAGGIGIAGLHLLWKKVRKGAHVLYGCSADKELPLLGRMGQAASSAGQAVCTLDGSAGFCGNVVQLLEQSLPLIGGKPYVYACGPQAMYASLKVFLKDKGIPCQVLVEERMACGLGLCFGCVKKTLDHREPYKRACLEGPVFDLWQLSL, from the coding sequence ATGCGTGACGCAGAAGGTCTGATCCTGGAAAACAGACCGGTATGCCGGGATTTTTATCGGTGCAGGATCCAACTGACCACACCCATGGATAACGTGACCCCGGGGCAGTTTGTCATGGTCAAGATGCCCTCGTCCGAAATCTTTTTGAGGAGACCCTTCAGTATCTACGACTGCGGAAATCAGACTGTTACCATCCTCTATCGCGTTGTGGGCAAGGGTACGCAAGCGCTGGCTTCTGCCGGACGAAAAGAGAGACTCATGGTTCTCGGGCCTCTCGGCCGCGGTTTTCAGATACAAAGGGGTTTCACACCAGTGCTTGTGGCAGGCGGCATCGGCATAGCAGGTCTTCACCTCCTATGGAAGAAGGTGCGAAAGGGAGCACATGTTCTTTACGGATGTTCCGCAGACAAAGAACTTCCGCTTCTCGGACGGATGGGCCAAGCTGCAAGCAGTGCCGGACAAGCTGTCTGCACGCTCGACGGATCAGCAGGATTCTGCGGGAACGTCGTCCAGCTGCTCGAACAGTCTCTCCCGCTGATCGGCGGAAAACCTTACGTGTACGCCTGCGGACCGCAGGCCATGTATGCGAGCCTGAAAGTTTTCCTGAAGGACAAGGGCATACCTTGCCAGGTGCTTGTGGAGGAACGCATGGCATGCGGCCTCGGCTTATGTTTTGGATGTGTAAAGAAGACTCTGGACCATCGGGAGCCCTATAAGAGGGCCTGTCTGGAAGGACCGGTATTTGACTTATGGCAACTCTCTCTGTAG